The Candidatus Poribacteria bacterium DNA window ACCTCCGGAGGGGTTTTCAACGCTTTTCGCCAGCGCTGTAGTGATAAGCCCCGTGCCTACCGGACTCGAGGGCACGCACGGGGCATGCCCTCTATCATGCCTGATTATACCAAATCATTGAAAAGCCCTGCAACCTCCGGGAAATCCTTCGGATTCATGGCGGCCTTGTAGGAGTGGGTATGGTCTTTATGGCAGATGTTGCAGCCGAAGATCTTATGTGTCGTCCCGTGTCAGGAGGATATCCATGGCAGGATTTGCAGCCCCATTTCTTTTTATCGTGACATGCCGGCATGCAGTTTCCGGTATCGGATCGTATTCCACCCCGCCTATATCGATCGTGCCGCTGTGGACATCCTCATCATGCTGTCTGCCCTTATGGCATGAGTCACAGTTCAGTTTTTCCTTTTCGACGTGGAACCTGTGTTTTCCGGTGTTGGAAGGCACGACCTCGCTATCACCGGGGCGGAGTATCTTCTCGACGACGGCGAGGTGAGGGGGATCGTCCGAAAGGGGGAGAGGAAAACTATTGCCTGCAGAAAATCGCCCATTCTCGTTCCCGCCAGCGATCCGGCCGATATCCGATCGCTTGAGGATATGGCGAGACCAGGAGTGTGCGTGGCCATCTCCATCATCGACTGTCTGAAAGGGATGTGGGAGGACATCTGCGGTCGGATGGGGCTTATAGATCCGATAAGACGTAACATCACCTTTCACGCCAACGGATGTATCGCCATCGTCGAAGCCGTCGCTCAGGGAAAGGTGGACGCCGCTTTCGGCTGGACGGCGTTTGAACATCTGGCGCCCGGAAGGATCGAGGTGATACCGATGCCAGAGGATCAGTGCATCCTGCGAGGCACTTGTGTCGGATTGCTTGAATTCTCACGCAACGTGGAGGAGGCGAGACAGTTCATGGATTTCCTCACCACCGAGGAGGCGCAGGATTTCTATAGGGAATTCGGTTGGATCCCTCCGGTTTGCTAAGGGTGGAAGGGATCGCGGGGTTCCCGTATCGCGAACCACGTCATACCGTTCGGCTTAACGCTCACTTCGATCCGAACCCTATAACG harbors:
- a CDS encoding substrate-binding domain-containing protein, which codes for MFSGVGRHDLAITGAEYLLDDGEVRGIVRKGERKTIACRKSPILVPASDPADIRSLEDMARPGVCVAISIIDCLKGMWEDICGRMGLIDPIRRNITFHANGCIAIVEAVAQGKVDAAFGWTAFEHLAPGRIEVIPMPEDQCILRGTCVGLLEFSRNVEEARQFMDFLTTEEAQDFYREFGWIPPVC